Proteins encoded together in one Caldicellulosiruptor saccharolyticus DSM 8903 window:
- a CDS encoding zinc ribbon domain-containing protein: MFYCPKCGATIEKGQKVCTQCGESLEAKTSNNLQRTKREFFLEKYFDDQTKEFRVPSIKLKFDRKLLPWLYGIIGFLVFLILFVAVGKSIYSPQRVVNEFKEAVKNKDTKMLSQIIVHETGEQISQDNLKAFLELCQTKPEYINEVYKALDEAIQSISNSSSDKKNESLTDILSNLFSAHDYSNDFLLKPAGKGLIFFTKYKIAAKNYFLKVKCDTKDAKIFLNGKNITSVSDPSQEISIGPLIAGIYKIEAKYKGPYCTLEESEEEKLYSTEFSNYNQYSVELYLNPRYVEVESDFEDAEIILNGKPTGVLVKDASEFGPVSDESEFSAKIKLPWGEARTTSVKLGNWSNSITIPNTLSNDDTNNSTFEKVASVINDFEKSYRTAMTAQDPNKFLNISDELKQTFSSRIQELKDYKQKFTGKVTKTEFNFGTLQLFKDEEEKITLKVTAKIYYKDTVYSQDESSPQDIPEKVTTQVYTLVWDENAKNFVIVKIEAPWFYDWPKDGKIKEYKLDEGSV; encoded by the coding sequence TTGTTTTACTGTCCTAAGTGTGGTGCTACAATTGAAAAGGGGCAGAAAGTATGTACTCAATGTGGAGAGAGCTTAGAGGCAAAGACATCGAATAATTTGCAAAGAACAAAGAGAGAGTTCTTCTTAGAAAAATACTTTGATGACCAAACAAAAGAATTTAGGGTACCAAGCATAAAATTGAAATTTGACAGAAAACTTTTGCCTTGGCTTTACGGAATTATAGGTTTCTTGGTGTTCTTAATATTGTTTGTAGCAGTTGGAAAGTCAATATATTCTCCCCAAAGGGTTGTGAATGAATTCAAGGAAGCTGTTAAAAATAAAGACACAAAAATGCTTTCCCAAATTATTGTTCATGAAACAGGTGAACAAATTTCACAAGATAATCTAAAAGCTTTCTTAGAGTTGTGTCAGACAAAGCCTGAATACATAAACGAGGTTTACAAAGCATTAGATGAAGCAATTCAATCAATTTCAAATTCATCTTCAGATAAAAAGAATGAATCTCTAACCGATATTTTATCTAATCTTTTCTCAGCTCACGATTATTCTAACGATTTTCTTTTAAAACCTGCAGGCAAAGGCTTGATTTTCTTCACAAAGTATAAGATTGCAGCAAAAAATTACTTTTTAAAGGTGAAGTGTGATACAAAGGATGCAAAAATATTCTTAAATGGCAAAAACATTACTTCAGTTTCAGATCCGTCGCAGGAGATTTCAATAGGCCCATTGATTGCCGGTATATACAAGATTGAAGCAAAATACAAAGGACCATATTGTACATTAGAGGAGTCTGAGGAAGAAAAACTCTACAGTACAGAATTTAGTAACTACAACCAATACTCTGTTGAACTTTATCTTAATCCTCGCTACGTAGAGGTAGAGTCAGATTTTGAGGATGCTGAGATAATTTTGAATGGTAAGCCAACCGGTGTTTTGGTAAAAGATGCTTCTGAATTTGGACCTGTAAGTGACGAAAGTGAGTTTAGTGCAAAAATAAAACTTCCATGGGGTGAGGCAAGAACAACTTCTGTAAAACTTGGCAACTGGTCAAATAGCATTACAATTCCAAATACACTTTCAAACGATGATACTAATAATTCAACATTTGAAAAGGTTGCTTCTGTTATAAATGATTTTGAAAAGTCTTACAGAACTGCTATGACAGCTCAGGATCCAAATAAGTTTTTGAACATTTCTGATGAATTAAAACAGACATTTTCAAGTAGAATTCAAGAACTAAAAGATTATAAACAAAAATTTACAGGTAAAGTCACAAAAACAGAGTTTAATTTTGGAACATTACAATTGTTTAAAGATGAAGAGGAAAAAATAACATTAAAAGTTACTGCGAAGATTTATTACAAAGATACAGTATATTCCCAAGACGAGTCTTCACCACAAGATATTCCTGAAAAAGTAACTACACAGGTTTACACTCTTGTATGGGATGAGAATGCAAAGAATTTTGTTATTGTTAAAATAGAAGCTCCATGGTTTTATGACTGGCCAAAAGATGGCAAGATTAAAGAATACAAATTAGATGAAGGGAGTGTGTGA